CATTCCGAGGTGAAATTGAATTTAAAAACGTCAGCTTTGCCTATGCCGGTAGTGATGAAAAAGTACTCAATAATGTTTCATTTAAGCTTAAAGCCGGTGAAAAAATGGCCATTATTGGCCGGATTGGTTCTGGCAAAACCACGATCGAAAAAATGATCCTTGGGCTTTATTACCCTACTGAAGGGGCGGTGTTAATTGATGGTGTGGATACGCGGCAAATTGATCCCGCTGAATTACGCCGTGCCATTGGGCATGTGCCACAAGAGCCCATCTTGTTCTATGGCACCTTGCGCCAGAATATAGCCATGGGCGCGCCATTTGCAGACGATAGCAGTATTTTGGCTGCGGCTGATTTAGCTGGGGTGAAGGAATTCTCTGATCTGCACCCACGCGGTTTTGATATGTTGATTTCTGAACGTGGTGATTCCTTATCGGGGGGGCAGCGGCAAGCGGTTTCGATTGCTCGCGCTTTATTGAATGATCCGCCGATGCTGTTGCTAGATGAGCCAACCAGTGCAATGGATCACCTTTCTGAAGAAAAACTAAAAGCGCGCCTGAAGGCTTATATCGCGCAAAAAACCTTATTGCTGGTTACACATCGCACCTCTTTGCTGGATTTGGTCGATCGTTTGATCGTGCTAGATCAAGGGCAAGTCGTTGCAGATGGCGCGAAAGCGCAGGTGATTGAAGCCCTGCAGCAGGGCAGAATAGGTAGGACGAGTTGATGATGGAGATTAAAACCGTTAAACCTGCATTTTGGCGCAACAAGTGGCAAGCTTTAGTCAGCAAAAGCTCGTATTGGTTTGATCGCTATTTATTTAGAGGCGAAGCGGCGGATGTCGTTGATCACAATGATTTTATTGCTGATGCCGATTGGGTGATTGTTGAGCAAAGCTCGCGTGGTGCAAGAGTCTTGGTCTGGGTATCTGCGTTAACCGTGTTGGTGGTGCTGATTTGGGCTAGTTTGGCAAAAATTGATGAAGTTACACGTGGCGAAGGTAAGGTGATTCCTTCAAGGCAGATACAGGTGATACAAAGCTTGGATGGCGGCATTGTGAAGGCCATCTTAGTCAGAGAGGGGCAGCAGGTTAAGGAGGGGCAATTACTGATTACGATTGACCCAACCCGCTTTGTGTCGTCATTAAAAGAAAATCGGGCACAGTATTTATCGCTGAAAGCTAAGGCTGCACGGCTGGAAGCGCTGGCTTCGGGTAAAGACTTTGTTGTTCCTGCTGAAGTACAGGCCGAAGCGCCAGGAATAGTGATTCAAGAGCGTGGCTTGTATGAATCACGTCATGCTGAAATGACGGCTTTGATCAGCGGCGCACAGCAGCAGTTGGTGCAACGCGGGCAGGAGCTAAATGAAGCACGCACTCGCCGCGAACAAGCAGGCCAAGGCTATGCGCTGACTTTACGTGAGCTGGAAGCCACTAAGCCTTTATTGAAAAGTGGTGCCGTTTCTGATGTAGAAATCCTACGTTTAGAGCGTGATGT
This genomic interval from Iodobacter fluviatilis contains the following:
- a CDS encoding HlyD family type I secretion periplasmic adaptor subunit produces the protein MMEIKTVKPAFWRNKWQALVSKSSYWFDRYLFRGEAADVVDHNDFIADADWVIVEQSSRGARVLVWVSALTVLVVLIWASLAKIDEVTRGEGKVIPSRQIQVIQSLDGGIVKAILVREGQQVKEGQLLITIDPTRFVSSLKENRAQYLSLKAKAARLEALASGKDFVVPAEVQAEAPGIVIQERGLYESRHAEMTALISGAQQQLVQRGQELNEARTRREQAGQGYALTLRELEATKPLLKSGAVSDVEILRLERDVSRYLGERDSAGSQIPRIQSAMSEAGSKIREVELSFKNVARAELGETVGKLNSLTEGSVALADRVKQSEIRSPVNGTVKQLQVNTVGGVVQPGKDIIEVVPGDDALLLEARILPKDIAFLRPGATAIVKFTAYDFSIYGGLEAKLEHISADTVVDEKGNAFYIVKVRTNASFLKAGEKKLPIIPGMVAEVDILTGKKTVLSYLLKPVLRAKSNALTER